GACTGAAACCACAATAGCAGTAGAAATTACAATTTTTGCTGTAATCGAATTTTTAATTCTCATAAGACACCTAATTATCACGACTTCATTGTATTTATTTGAACATTCTCATGGTTTTTATGGATAAACACAGTACTTTACGCTCAACGTTAAATACTATCGACTATATTAATAATAACTTTAGTCGTTCGGTATGGAAAACATATTAACCCCAATATTATCAAACTTGAAATTTATATAAAGCATAACTTGTAATATTTTTTGTCAACGTTAAAAAAGTACGAGGCTATAATATTTAATTTCCCAACACTACACCTTTGACCTAAATGTTTTACCAACCCAACACTTTAAACATGGCATTTAACACCAAAATAGATGAACCACTGATAACTTTCGTCTACAGATCAACAAAAACTCGATATAAAAAGGCATTTATCATTCAATTTCAACAACTAACAATTTAAGTATACAATATCCACAAAATCCAGTATTATTGGTGATCACTAGAAAATGTAAATTTCATTATTCTTTAATTTAGGGTAGAAATATTCTAAATTAATATACCTGAGAAAAGTGCAGTCCCCCTAAGTCAAACTAGAGACACTCTACAACAAGGTGACACTTTCGGGATTAACAGGATTACCCTAGCCATTGATTTAAATTGAACCTACAAATAAAGCATCTACTACATCACTTTAATATCAGGTCGAACTTATTTAATGAAATAAAGATAAAATGCTAGTTACTTAGCCGTTAATAGTATAAACGTTCTATTTAACTCCCATCATACTTACATATAATATGGACTTAATTTTGTATGAAAAAGAAAATTATATGCGCACTAACATCTGCTATCCTTTTAAGCGCCTGTGCTCAAAACACCCCAACTGCGTTATTGTCACAAACAGACACTCCCCCTGCTAGCTATACACTTGATATCGTACAAGCTATTCCCTCCCCTGCAGCAATGAAGGCGAATGTGCTGCATAATGCCAGAACGTCAACCGTAGTCGATATCGATGTGGCTTACGTGGGTAAACAGATCCCTTTTACTTTTAGTGACGGTAAAGTAGCCAATTCCGACGGGTTTGACTGGTATGTGAGTAAGCATTTTGCATTAAAAACAGACTACCCTGCCGAGCGGGCAAAATTCTTCTTGGAGCTGCTTGAGTTATCGTATCCTTACTATGTTGAGTTCTTTGGAATCGAGCCTGCCAATATTCGAAATCAACGTATAGCTTCAACTTATGCCACAACTGTCGGCAAATTGCGTTTAGCCATGTTTGACGATGGTTTCAATCGTGGTGTACATCACACCGCAGGCGGTGAGGCGATGTACTATAACCAAGTAGGTTATAGTTTTCCTACCGAAAGGCCGCAGCATCAGCGTTATATTGCCATTCATGAAACCATGCACTCTTATCAAATGGCCGTTGGTAACTACCCTTGGACCCCCTCTTGGCATGGTGAAGGTTTAGGTGATTCACTGGCTAATCATGTGTTCGATAGTGAGAAAAAGCAACTTGCAGTGTTTGGCCATGATGTACCAATTTTTGATGTTGTTAGCCAGGGCATTGACGTTTATTCAAAAGAAAAGCCAACCTTAGTCGATATCCATAACCGTGCCAAATTCAACCGTGGGCTTAACGTGTTGTTTGTACAGTTTATGTATAACAACCCTGAGTACTCTCAGTACATGAAGATCTACCATCAGGAAATTATAAAGCGCCAAACTGCAAGCAGAGCAGAGTCTTTAACTGTTTTACAAGATATTGTACCTAACTGGGACGCACTTGAGCAGAACTTCAAGCAATGGGCAGAGAATATTGTGCAAACCCATGAAGTGGCTACCCGTGGCCAGTGGGAGATGGACGGTAATATGTTTTACAAGCGTAAAACAAGTTACCAGTATGGCCCCCAGAGACTAGGCTTTAACATGACGCCTGCACAAATTCCTGGCTTTACCCCATTTCAGAATGATTTTCCGCAAGCCGCTGCCAGTTCGCTAACGTTACCAGCCAAGCGAGGTGTCGCTCAGCCTACCCTGGCTTATGTTATCAACTTTGATAAGGCACAAATCACTCAGGGCAGTATTGGTATGGCATTAGGTGCACAATCAACCGCCGAAAACACCAAAGCGAAACAAGATAGCTATTGGGGTTGGAAAGGCGCCAATACCGATACAGACCCTCAATTAAGAGTCGAAATAAAATCCGCTAATACCTTAGTTATTGACGGTCGAACCCTTGGTGCAGAATTAAAAGAGATTGCGCTACCGTTAGATATTATCGAAAGCATTAACAACCAAGATAAGCCACAATTAGGCGTCTCGATTCAAATTAAACAAACTGAAGTCATCTACACGTTAAAGGCTAAAAACGCTAACACCTTTATTGTAGAGTTGCCGATCACTGCAGGCATATACGCCGCATTGATTAACAACAGCTTCGGATTAGTCTCTACTGATAATCAGCATGGTATCACGCCATTTATAGACGATGGGCGTGACCTCAATCCAAATAAGGTTGATTTAGCAACATCCGCTCCAACCAATGCTTGGGCATTCAAAGGTGATTCACTGTCACTACGTTTTGCCAGAGCAATATGGAAAGCAGGCGATGCGGCGCCTAAATCTTGGCAGGAAAGCTTTAACCAGTTAAGCAGCGCGGCTCTCAATCGTCCAACAGCTGATAAAGAAGTTGCTACAGTTGTTAGCCTATTACCGTCTCTTGCAAAAGAGGGTGCTGGTCTAAATGACGCACTGGCTGAACTATCCGGTTTAGAGCTAAAAATCGACTGGATTGGCAAGGGGTTAGACTCTCTCAATGAAGTCGCCATATTGACTAACCATGGCAGTGATTCAATTACCTTAACTCTAGCGGTAACCGCAGGGAGTGAGTCAGCGAAAAGTGAAACGATGACGATAAATCCAGGCCAAAGACTAGAAGTGCCAATTGAAAACAGTCTGCTTGCGCTATCAAGTACTGTGTCTGCCAGTATTAGCTACATTTGGAATGAACAACAGATCGACCAAACTATCACTCAGAAGTCAAAACAGTATCGTGGCTTTGAAATGCCACAAATCAGTGCTCAATATAATGAAGGTCAGCTAACCCTATCAGGTCAACTAAATGGTCCTTTCTCCGGTGATACTTCAGGGCATATCATTTATGACCTATTCCATGGTCAAGAGAGTGAGCGTCATAGTCAAGCATTTACCATGCAGCCCTATGATGAAAAAGCACTTGAGAAAGTCTTTACCATTGATGAAAAATCACTAGAACATGACGCCTGGTTTGAAATTACCGTAATTGCTGACGTTGATGGTGAGCCAGTGACTTTAAGAAAGCGTCTACCTTTTGTACCGCAAAAGCTAAAGCGTTAATTTTTAAGCAATAAACATCTTGCTTAAAAAAGCCTATTACGTTCGCGTAATAGGCTTTTTATTTCTTATTCAGTGATTTACCCGTAGCTTGCAGCCATTCATATAGACGCTAATAACCTAGAAGTCAGCGTCCTCGAACTCACAAATAACTAGGCTTGCAGATCCAATCTGTTTCAGCAAGCTTCGGGTTTGCGGCGCCCAATACGCCATATAAAACTTAGCTGTATTTAATTTGTTTCGATAAAATGCGCTATCCGCCTGACGACTCTCTATACCTGCTAAAGCCTTTTCAGCCACTCGTGTCCACATCCAAGCTAGAGAGGTTATGCCCAATAATTGCATATAGGCAAATGACGCTGCGCCTATCACATCGGGGTTCTTGGCTGCTTCAGTGGCAATGATTTTCGTTGCTTTCTCAAGATCTGTCGCCGCAGCCATCAAACTTGAAACCAGAGGTTTCATCATATCGTTATCAAGGTTTGATTGAATAAGGGCTTTAACTTCCTCAGACCATAATTCTAGTGCAGCACCTTTGTCAGACATAATTTTGCGGCCAACAAGATCAAGCGCTTGTACCCCGTTGGTCCCTTCATAAATCATGGAGATACGACTATCACGCACATACTGCTCCATGCCCCACTCATGAATATAACCATGGCCACCAAACACTTGTTGCGCGTCAACACAGGCCTTAAACCCTTGGTCAGTAACAAACCCTTTTACAATCGGGGTGAATAGCGCCGCCAACTGAGAAGACCTCTTCCTTCGTACTGGATCACTGTGTCGCTCAGCTTCATCAAGCCAAAGTGCTTGCTGGCCCATCAGTGCACGAGCGCCTTCATTAAATGATTTTTGCGACAACAACATACGGCGAACATCACCATGAACAAGAATAGGATCAGCTGCTAACGCCTTCTGCTTTGCCCCACTTAATGCACGCCCTTGAATACGATCTTTGGCATACGTTAGTGCATTTTGATAAGCGATCTCAGACACTCCAAGCCCTTGAATACCGACACCTAATCTTGCTTGGTTCATCATGGTAAACATCGCTCGAAGACCTTGATGTGGTTCGCCTACGAGTTCGCCTATTGCGCCATCGAAATTCATCACACAAGTTGAGTTCCCGTGGATCCCCATCTTATGTTCAAGACTCGCAGCATATAACGTATTGGGCTCTCCTAGGCCTCCATCATCATTAAGTAGTATTTTAGGCACTGCAAACAAAGAGATCCCCTTCACCCCTTCTGGGGCATCAGGCAGTTTCGCTAACACTAAATGAATAATATTATCCGTTAAATCATGATCGCCTGAGGAGATGAATATCTTCTCACCTGTTATGGCAAACGTATCGTTCCCCGCGGGAGTCGCTTTTGTGCGCAGCAGTGCCAAATCGGTGCCAGCGTGAGACTCGGTTAGGTTCATAGTACCGGTCCACTCACCACTAACCAGTTTGTCCAAATACTTCCGTTTTAAGCTGTCACTTCCATGTGCATGGATCGCTGCGTATGCACCATGCGTAAGACCTGGATACATGGCAAATGCCATGTTGGTGGCCGTTTTCATCTCAGTTGCAAAAATGCCAACAACTTCAGGCAAACCTTGGCCGCCAAATTCTGGATCGCACGTGAGCGTTGCCCAACCATTATCAACATATTGTTGGTAAGCATCGATAAAACCTTTCGGGGTAACGACTTTACCGTCAACTAATTTACAACCTTCTACATCACCAGAGCCGTTGAGTGGCAACATAATATCGCTGGTAAAATCTGCAACACCTTGCAGTACTGCATCAATAAGTTCGGGATCAAACTCTTCAAAACCCGCTAATTCCTTTTGATTATAAATGTCGAGCAATTCATTAAGTACAAACTGATAGTCACGTAATGGAGCTTGATAAATTGGCATTGTGTCATCCCTTTAATTATTGTCTTTATGCTCAGTGCTCCGACCACCTTATCTAAATTTGAGCAAAAACTCAGCATTATTTTGGCTTTGTTTATTAAGTAGAACAGCGTTACTG
The Shewanella sp. KX20019 DNA segment above includes these coding regions:
- a CDS encoding acyl-CoA dehydrogenase C-terminal domain-containing protein, whose translation is MPIYQAPLRDYQFVLNELLDIYNQKELAGFEEFDPELIDAVLQGVADFTSDIMLPLNGSGDVEGCKLVDGKVVTPKGFIDAYQQYVDNGWATLTCDPEFGGQGLPEVVGIFATEMKTATNMAFAMYPGLTHGAYAAIHAHGSDSLKRKYLDKLVSGEWTGTMNLTESHAGTDLALLRTKATPAGNDTFAITGEKIFISSGDHDLTDNIIHLVLAKLPDAPEGVKGISLFAVPKILLNDDGGLGEPNTLYAASLEHKMGIHGNSTCVMNFDGAIGELVGEPHQGLRAMFTMMNQARLGVGIQGLGVSEIAYQNALTYAKDRIQGRALSGAKQKALAADPILVHGDVRRMLLSQKSFNEGARALMGQQALWLDEAERHSDPVRRKRSSQLAALFTPIVKGFVTDQGFKACVDAQQVFGGHGYIHEWGMEQYVRDSRISMIYEGTNGVQALDLVGRKIMSDKGAALELWSEEVKALIQSNLDNDMMKPLVSSLMAAATDLEKATKIIATEAAKNPDVIGAASFAYMQLLGITSLAWMWTRVAEKALAGIESRQADSAFYRNKLNTAKFYMAYWAPQTRSLLKQIGSASLVICEFEDADF